The Acidimicrobiales bacterium genome contains the following window.
CGTCGGGTTCGTCGGCATCGGACCTGCGGTCGTCTTTCACGAGGGGTCCACCCTCGTCGTGGTCGCCAACGCGCTTCGCCTGCTCGCCTATCGATCGACAGCATCCCCCCGCACGATCCCCTCACACAAGGAGCCCGTTGCATGACCAGAAACGTCAAGATCTCGCTCGGCCTCGTTCTCGCTGCGGGCCTCGTGGCTTTGTTCGTGGCGAACACGGGCGACGACGAGACGCCGCCGCCGTCGGTCGGCTCGGGTGGCGAGACGGCGCAGGTGGTGCGAGAAGACAGTCAGCGCCTGTCGGTCGCGGAGGACGGCGGGGTCACCTTCGTCGAGTTCCTCGACTTCGAGTGCGAGGCGTGCGGCGCGGCTTACCCGGCGATCGAGGAGCTGCGCCAGATCTACGACGGGCAGGTCACGTTCGTCGTCCGCAACTTCCCCTTGCACAACAACTCCGAGGCCGCCGCCCGCGCCGCCGAGGCCGCCGGTGAACAGGGCAAGTTCGAGGAGATGTACTCGATGCTCTTCGAGACCCAGGCCGCGTGGGGCGAGCAATCCGACTCGAAAGAAGAGCTGTTCTTCCAGTACGCCGAGGATCTTGGGTTGGACATGGACCGGTTCCGCGAGGTCTACGACGACCCCGCCACACTCGAGAAGATCGAGCAGGACCAGGCGGACGGCCAGGCCCTGGGCGTCACCGGCACGCCGTCGTTCTTCCTGAACGGCGAGATGCTCGAGATCTCCAGCTTCGAGGACCTCACCGCCCAGATCGACGAAGCGCTCGCCCAGTGAGGGCCGCGTGACTTCGACGTCCGCCGACGTCGACGGCACCGATCGGCGGATGGCCTGGCTGTACGTGGTCGGCGGGGCCATCGGCCTGCTCGCCGCCGCGGTGCTGGCGATCGAGAAGGTGGCATTGCTGGAAGACCCGACGTACGTCCCGAGCTGCAGCATCAACCCGATCCTCAGCTGCGGCTCGATCATGCAGACCAGTCAGGCCGAGGCGTTCGGTTTCCCCAACCCCCTGATCGGCATCGCCGCGTTCCCGATCGTCGCAACGACCGGCGTCGCGCTGCTGGCCGGCGCGACGCTCCGGCGCTGGTACTGGCGCGGGCTGCTCGCCGGCACGCTCGCGGGCCTCGCCTTCGTCCACTGGCTGATCTTCCAGAGCCTCTATCGGATCGGCGCGCTCTGCCCCTACTGCATGGTCGTGTGGGTCGTGACCATTCCCCTCTTCTGGTACACGGCGCTGCGCATGGCACGAACCTCACTGCTAGCTGATCGGAGCCCGTTCGGGGGCATCGTACGGTTCGCCAACGAGTACCACGGGGTCATCCTCACCGTCTGGTACCTGGTGATCGCAGGACTCATCGCCCGTCGCTTCTGGGACTACTGGTCGACGCTGTTGTCATGACCTCCATCAATGCAGAGGTAGACGCAGATGACCCGGGCGCGCCGCCTGGCGGGCACACGTTCTCGTTCGTCGATCTCGCCGGGTTCACCGCCGCCACCGAGGTCCACGGCGACTCGACCGCCGTTGGGATGGCGGAGCGCCTCGTCGAGGTCGCCACAGGTTCGCTCGGGCCCGGTGACCAGCTGGTGAAGTCGATCGGCGACGCCGTGATGCTCGTGTCGGACACACCGCTCGGTGCCGTGCGCCTCGTCGGTGCCATCTGTGACGCACTCGACCACGAACCGGCGTTCCCCGTGCTCCGGGCAGGCATGCACGAGGGCCCGGCAATCGCGCGCGGCGACGACTGGTTCGGAGGGGCGGTCAACCTGGCGGCCCGGGTGGCCGCGCACGCCGCAGGGGACCAGGTTCTCTCCACGGCGTCGGTGGCCACTGCCGCCGCCCAAGCGGGATTCGACACCCGCCCGCTGGGCGAGGTGCGCCTCCGCAACGTTCGTGAGCCGGTGCACCTGCTCGAAGTGGTCGCGTGCCCCACCCTGCCCGACCGGGTGATCGACCCGG
Protein-coding sequences here:
- a CDS encoding vitamin K epoxide reductase family protein, translating into MTSTSADVDGTDRRMAWLYVVGGAIGLLAAAVLAIEKVALLEDPTYVPSCSINPILSCGSIMQTSQAEAFGFPNPLIGIAAFPIVATTGVALLAGATLRRWYWRGLLAGTLAGLAFVHWLIFQSLYRIGALCPYCMVVWVVTIPLFWYTALRMARTSLLADRSPFGGIVRFANEYHGVILTVWYLVIAGLIARRFWDYWSTLLS
- a CDS encoding YHS domain-containing protein produces the protein MTSINAEVDADDPGAPPGGHTFSFVDLAGFTAATEVHGDSTAVGMAERLVEVATGSLGPGDQLVKSIGDAVMLVSDTPLGAVRLVGAICDALDHEPAFPVLRAGMHEGPAIARGDDWFGGAVNLAARVAAHAAGDQVLSTASVATAAAQAGFDTRPLGEVRLRNVREPVHLLEVVACPTLPDRVIDPVCHMAVDRRSATGRLRHDDHEHLFCSLECAGAFAADPGRYTVR
- a CDS encoding thioredoxin domain-containing protein — its product is MTRNVKISLGLVLAAGLVALFVANTGDDETPPPSVGSGGETAQVVREDSQRLSVAEDGGVTFVEFLDFECEACGAAYPAIEELRQIYDGQVTFVVRNFPLHNNSEAAARAAEAAGEQGKFEEMYSMLFETQAAWGEQSDSKEELFFQYAEDLGLDMDRFREVYDDPATLEKIEQDQADGQALGVTGTPSFFLNGEMLEISSFEDLTAQIDEALAQ